The proteins below come from a single Chiloscyllium punctatum isolate Juve2018m chromosome 18, sChiPun1.3, whole genome shotgun sequence genomic window:
- the LOC140489421 gene encoding heme-binding protein 1-like: MFGMITNSLFSQTENRPCQTLNSETKGDLTYEERRYEGGNYASVTISGKPFDEGSGEGALKLLKYVGGSNEQGVQMGMTAPVSMTVQPGEGNSLQPKVEVQIRIPSKFQDNIPKPTDESITIKHQDDFTVYSTQFGGYAKEVNWVEHAGKLQGALGEAVSYHQDFYICAGYDPPMKPIGRKNEVWFLKKEE; the protein is encoded by the exons ATGTTTGGGATGATAACAAACTCACTGTTCAGTCAAACTGAGAACCGACCCTGTCAGACCCTCAACTCAGAAACCAAG GGAGACCTGACCTATGAGGAGCGCAGGTATGAGGGTGGTAATTATGCCAGTGTCACCATAAGTGGGAAACCATTTGATGAGGGGTCAGGAGAAGGGGCACTGAAACTGCTCAAATATGTCGGAGGATCCAATGAGCAAG GTGTCCAGATGGGGATGACTGCCCCGGTCAGTATGACTGTACAGCCAGGTGAAGGTAACAGCTTGCAACCCAAGGTCGAAGTTCAAATCCGTATCCCCAGCAAATTCCAGGATAACATTCCCAAACCAACAGACGAGAGTATCACAATCAAACATCAGGATGATTTCACCGTCTATTCCAC TCAATTTGGAGGCTACGCCAAGGAGGTTAATTGGGTTGAACATGCAGGCAAGTTGCAAGGAGCACTGGGAGAGGCTGTGTCCTATCACCAAGATTTTTACATCTGTGCTGGGTATGATCCACCCATGAAACCTATTGGCCGAAAGAACGAGGTGTGGTTTCTGAAGAAGGAGGAATGA